Genomic DNA from Lutibacter sp. A80:
AAAAAAATAATAACATTAATAGCAATTTTAGCAATTGTTTCCTGTAAACAAGAAGCAAAGATTGATTATGCAATTTTATCTGGTAAGATAACAAATACTAAGGTTAATAAATTAACATTTAATAATACAAATAGTAATATTAAAGAAATAATTAAAGTTACAGATGAAGGCGAGTTTAAAGACACTTTATCAGTTACATCAGGTTATTATATTCTTTCTGATGGTAAAAATAAGTCAACACTATATTTAGAACCAGGTAACGAAGTGACAATTAATTTTGATGCAAGTGATTTTGAAAATACCTTAGAATTATCAGGGCCAGGATCTGAAATAAGTAATTATTTAATTAGTAAAAATAAAAAGTTTAAAGAATTAATAGGTACAGGTACCGATGTTTATTTATTAGAAGAAACTGCTTACAAAACTAAATTTAATGAAATTAAAACAGTATCTGAAGAATTGTTAGAGGCTTCAGAAGGAATATCTGAAGATTTTAAAGAGAAAGAAAAAAGAAATATTTACTATTCATATTTAAGTTTTATAAGTAAATATGAATTATACCATTCACATTATGCTAAAAAGAAAGATTTTAAAGTTTCTGATGAATTCTTAAATGAGTTAGAAACATTAGATTATAATAATGAAGAAGATTTTATATTTTCTAAAAATTATGAAAATCTTGTAAATACTCATTATCAAAAAGAAGCTAAAAAATTAGCAGAAAAAGAATCAATACCTGAAGATATTGCCTATTTAAAAGTTGCAGCTAATATTCCTAATGAAACTATAAAAAACAAGTTAGTTTATGTAAACTCTATTTATGGGATAACTTACACAACTGAATTAGAAGAGTTTTATAGCTTATTTATGGCTGCTTCAACAAATGAAGCCAATAAAAAAGAAATTACAGAAAGTTATAATAAACTAAAAACTGTTGCTAAAGGTCAGCCTTCTCCAAAATTCGAAAATTATGAGAATTTTAATGGAGGTACAACTTCTTTAGATGATTTAAAAGGAAAATTTGTTTATGTAGATGTTTGGGCTACCTGGTGTGGACCTTGTATAGCTGAAATTCCATCTTTAAAAGAAGTAGAAGCTAAATACCATAATAAAAATATAGAATTTGTAAGTATTTCTGTAGATGCTGAAAAGGATTATGAAAAATGGAAAACAATGGTTGAAGAAGAGGATTTAAAAGGTATACAATTATTTTCAGATAAAAGTTGGAAATCTGATTTTGTTACAGGTTATTTAATAAAAGGTATTCCTCGTTTTATTTTAATAGATCCTAATGGAAATATTGTAAATTCTAATGCTCCAAGACCTTCAAGCGAAAAGTTAATTGAGTTATTTGACGAAAATAATATTTAACCTATTATTTTTAGTAAAGAATATAAAGGCCACTTAAATTTAAGTGGCCTTTTGTTTTTATAATTTTTTTAACTCTCATTTTCTTTACTTTCTTCTATAGGTTCATTTTTATAAAATAAATCTAATAATGCATTTGGTAAAAATTTTAAAATTGATGAAGCTGTAAACGTTTCATAGCCCGTTTTTGAAATTGCAATATCAGCAGTTTTTCCATGTAAATATACACCTAAAATTGCAGCATTAATTGGTTCGTATTTTTGAGCAATTAAGCCAGTTATTATTCCGGTTAAAACATCACCACTTCCTGCTGTAGCTAAGGCAGGGTTTCCTGTTGAATTAAAATACATTGTTGCGTTATTTACAATAACTGTGTGTGCACCTTTTAGAACAATAATAAGTCCGAATTTTTTTGAAAAAACACTAATTTTTTCTAATTTTTCAAAATCATTTTTCCAAGGTCCAATTAAACGCTCTAGTTCTTTAGGGTGTGGAGTTAATACCGTATTTTTTGGTAAATAATTTAAGAGTGTTTTATTTTGAGATAATAAATTTAAAGCATCTGCATCAATTACTAATGGTACTTTATTTGTTTTGATAAATTTTTCAAAGCCAATAGCCGTTTTATCAAGAGTACCTATACCAGGGCCAACTGCAATAACTGTAGCTTTTGTTTTAAAATTAAAGTATTCCAAAGCAATGTCATTATCTACTTCAACCATAGCTTCAGGAACTGCTATTTGTAAAATAGGATAACCACATTTTGGAATATAACTAGTTACTAGTCCGCTACCAATTTTTAAAGCTGCTTTTGTTGATAGGGTAGCTGCACCAATTTTACCAAAACTTCCTCCAATTATAAGAGAATGACCAAAAGAGCCTTTATGAGACCATTTAGTTCTAGGTTTGTATAATTGTAAAATATCATTTTTAAGAATATAATGTAGGTTTGGTTTTAAATTATTGATAAAATTTAAATCAAGACCAATATCAATTACTTCCCAAGTATTAATAAAATTGCTGTTATCTGGTAGTAAAAATGCTAATTTTGGTGTTTGAAAAGTAAGTGTATGTGTTGCTTTTAATACAGCATTTTTATCAAGTATAGCAACATCGCTAGGAAGTCCAGATGGTAAATCTATGGCTAAAGTAAAGGCGTTGGTGTTATTTATATGATTAATTAATTTTTTAGTGAAATTTTCAGGAGGTCTTGTTAGGCCGTTTCCAAAAATGGCATCAATTATAATATCTTTAGAAGAAATTTCAGGAAAATTATGCTCATCATTAATAATAATAGGCCATTTACCTAGCTCTTTTAATCTATCATAATTTATTAAAAATTCTTTAGTTCTTTTTTCGCTAAAATTAACAATATAACAGTCTACATCATATCCATTTTTGTATAAATAACGAGCAATAACTAATCCATCACCACCATTATTCCCAATTCCACAAAATATATGGATTTTAATATTTTCACCTTGTAGTTGGGTGTGCAGCCAATTAAAACATTGTTTAGCTGCGTGTTCCATTAAATCTATTGAAGAAATGTTATTAGTTGTAATGGTAGCTTTATCAGCAGCAGAAATTTGATGTGAGTTGAGTATAAACATAGTTTAAAATTAATACAATAGGTTGATATTTCATCAATCTAAATCAATTTTTATCTGCTAGTTTTATTAACATTTTTTATAGAATAAAACTACAGAGTAATTAAAAACCTTATAACGCTATTAGTTTGCGTTATAAGGTTTCTATATAATTTTAAATGTTGTTTATACTTTGTGTAAGTATTCAATAACTATTTTAACCTTTAAATTCACCCATTTGAATGTATTTATCCATACGTTTAGTAACTAAGTCTGTAGGTGTTAAATCTTTAAGTTCTTTAAAAGCTTTTAAGATAGTTTTTTCAACTTCTTTAAACGCACCTTCTCTATCAAAATGAGCTCCTCCAAGAGGCTCTTTTATAATACCGTCAATTAATTTTTGTTTTTTCATATCATTTGCGGTCAGTTTAAGCGCATCAGCCGCTTTTTCTTTATGCTCCCAACTTCTCCATAAAATTGAAGAACAAGATTCAGGAGATATTACAGAATACCAGGTGTTTTCCATCATATAAACTCTATCACCAACTCCAATTCCTACAGCACCACCGGATGCACCTTCACCAATTACTATTGTAATAATAGGTGTTTTTAGGCGTGTCATTTCTAAAATATTACGAGCAATTGCTTCACCTTGGCCGCGTTCTTCTGCTTCTAAACCAGGATATGCTCCTGGTGTATCTAATAGAGTAATAACAGGAATTCCAAATTTTTCAGCCATTTTCATAAGTCTTAAAGCTTTTCTATATCCTTCAGGATTAGACATTCCAAAGTTTCTATATTGACGTGTTTTGGTATTATAGCCTTTTTGTTGGCCAATAAACATAAAGGATTGATCTCCTATTTTACCTAAACCTCCAATCATAGCTTTATCGTCTTTAACAGTTCTATCACCGTGTAATTCCATAAAAGTACCATTGGTTAGGTAGTTTATATAATCTAAAGTGTATGGTCTGTTTGGATGTCTAGATAGTTGAACTCTTTGCCAAGCAGTAAGGTTTTTATATATATCGGTTTTTGTTTTTAGCAATTTTTTTTCGATGTTTTTGCAACTTTCTGTTACATCTACATCACTTTCTTTACCAATTAATTCGCACTTCGTAAGTTGTTCTTCTAATTCTTTTATTGGTAATTCAAATTCTAAATATTCCATGTTTTTTAAATTTGGATGTTATACAAATATAATAACTTCTATATTTTATGTAAGTACTTACGTACTTTTTTTATTTTTTAATATTCCATTAACAATTACAGTTACAAAAATTATTGCAGCTCCTAAATAAAATTGGGGATTCATTTTTTCAGATTCACCAAAAATTAATACAGCAAGTATAATTCCATAAACGGGTTCTAGATTTATAGTAAGCATTACTGTAAAAGGAGTAAGGTATTTCATAATATCTATAGAAATTATAAAAGCATATGCTGTACAAATAGTACTTAAAATAATTAAATAAATAATATCGTTGGTTGTTACTGTAAAATCTTTAGCTGTAAATCCAGTAGAAAATAAAATGTATACAGTAATAAAAAGAACTCCAAAAAGTAGTTGATAGAAAGAGATAACACTTCCATCGTTTTTCTTTACAAATAGACCATTAATTACTGTAAATAGGGCAGAAAGGAGCGATGCAATTAAAGCATATATTATTCCAAGAGTATAATCGTTTTCTACATTAAAAATTATATATAACCCAGAAATAACTATAAGTCCAAAAATAAATTCAGTATAATTTATTCTTCGCTTAAAAAAAATAGGTTCAATAAATGAAGTAAATAAAGCACCTGTACTCATAGAAACTAATGCTATAGATACATTAGAAACTTTTATAGCTGTAAAAAAAGCAATCCAATGCAAGGCTATTAATACTCCACCAATAAAAAATTTTAAAAGTGTTTTTGGAGGTACTTTTAAGCTCTTCTTTTTAATTAAAAAATATATAAATAGAACTATAACAGCTAGTCCCATTCTATACCAAACTAAAGGAATTGCATCAATAGTTATTAGTGCTCCTAAAACGGCTGTAAATCCCCAAATAAAAACTATAAAGTGGAGATGTAAATAGTTTTTTAAGTTAGTTTTTGGCATTTTTAAAGTATAAGTATACTGCTAGTCCTCCAAAAAATATGTTAGGAAGCCAAACCATTACAAAAGCATTTGTTTCTGCACCAGCACCTAAAACTTCAACAATTTTTAAGAAGAATACATATACAAACATTAAGGTTATTCCAATAGCTAAATTTATACCCATACCACCTCTTCGTTTTTTTGCAGCTAAACAAACGGCAATAAAAGTTAGAATGTATGTTGAAATAGGTAAACTAGTTCTTTTATGGAATTCAACCAAGTAGGTGTTTAAATTACCAACTCCACGTTGTCTAGATTGCTCTATATAATCATATAATTTAATGGATGTCATTTCTTTAGCAAGGTCATCAATATTAACTAAATCATTTGGCATAAAGGCAAGTAAGGTGTCTAACTTTATACCTTGTTCTATTGAGTCTCTATCTTCTAAGAGGAATCTTTTTCTATAGGTATTTAGTCTAAAAACGGTATCTTTCTCTATCCATCTAATATTTTCAGCCATTAACTTATATTTTAATTTAGTGCCTTCAAATTTTTCATAAGTAAACTTTTGACCTTGTTTAGTACCTAAATTATAACTTTTTAAGTAGATATAGTCATTAGAATCAAGCTGTAAATTAATATTGGTTAAATGGTTTTGATTGTATTTTTTTGTTTTTAAATATTTTTTACTGAATTCATTAAAAATTTTATTACTGCTAGGAACAACAAAGTGATTCATTCCTAAAGCTAATAGGGTAACTAAAGTAGCCCCAATAAAATAAGGTTTTAAAAATCGAGTAAAAGAAATTTTAGCTGAATGTATTGCTATAATTTCTGTGTTGGAGGATAATTTAGAAGTGAAAAAAATAACAGCTATAAATAAAGCCAGAGGCATAAAGGTGTTTCCAAATATTACAATAAAATGAATGTAATAATCTTTTATAATTTCTGTTACTGATAAATCTGCATGGCGTAAAAATTTATCTACTTTTTCAGAAATATCTATGGCAATTGCAATTGGTAATAGTAATATTAGTACCAAAGCAAAGGAAGAAAGAAATTTTGTAAGTATGTATTTATCTATTATTCTCAAATTAAATTATTTGGTTTTTTTATAATTTATAATAACGTGTTACAATCTTTTATCCATTTGTTTTACCATACGGTTTTTCCATTCTGTAAAATCTCCGGCTAATATATGCTTTCTTGCTTCACGAACCAACCATAAATAAAAGCCTAAATTATGTATAGAGGCTATTTGTTTACCTAATAATTCTTTTGCAACAAATAAGTGGCGTAAATAGGCTTTTGAATAAAGCGTATCAACGTAAGTTATTCCCATCTCATCAATTGCAGAAAAATCATCTTCCCATTTTTTATTTTTTATATTTATGGTTCCGTGTGCTGTAAAAAGCATACCATTTCGGGCATTTCTAGTTGGCATTACACAATCGAACATATCAATACCTAACGCAATATTCTCTAAAATATTTATTGGAGTTCCAACTCCCATTAAATAACGAGGCTTATCTTCTGGTAAAATTGCAGTCACTACCTCGGTCATTTCGTACATTTCTTCTGCTGGTTCTCCAACTGAAAGTCCACCAATAGCATTTCCTTCAGCACCAACCGATGCAATAAATTCGGCAGATTGTTTTCTTAAATCTTTATAAGTACTTCCTTGTACAATAGGGAAAAATGCTTGACTGTAATTGTATTTAAACGGTGTTTTTTCTAAATGTGTAATACAGCGTTTTAACCATCTATGTGTCATATGCATAGAGCGTTTTGCATAATTATATTCGCAAGGGTAGGGTGTACATTCATCAAAAGCCATAATAATATCAGCGCCAATTGAGCGTTGAATTTCCATTACGTTTTCAGGTGTAAAAGTGTGGTATGAACCATCTATATGACTTTTAAATTTTACGCCTTCTTCTTTTATTTTTCTTCTTCCAGAAAGAGAATAAACTTGGTAGCCACCACTATCGGTTAAGATATTACGATCCCAGTTCATAAATTTATGTAAACCACCAGCTTTTTCTAAAATTTTAGTTTGTGGTCGTAAATATAAGTGATAGGTGTTTCCTAATATTATATCAGGATTTATTTCGTTTTTTAGTTCTGTTTGGTGCACACCTTTTACTGTTCCAACTGTACCAACAGGCATAAAAATTGGAGTTTCAATAGTACCGTGGTCTGTGGTTATAATACCAGCTCTTGCTTTGCTTTGAGCGTCTTTACTTTTTAGTTCAAATTGCATAGTCGGCAAAGATAGTTATATAGTTATAAAGTTTAAAGGTTTAAAAGTTTAAAAGTTGAAGGAATTAAGTTTTTAGAAATTTTTAAGACCTTCTTTTTTTGCTTTTTGGTTTAAAACGTGGGTTATTTTTAGGTATAAATTTTCGTTTGTTTTGAGATTTATTTTTCTTTTTAGTTGGATTTTTAGATGCTTCTTCGGTTTTTGAAGATGTTGCAACCATTTTATTAATTTGTTGCATTTCTTCAGAAGTTAGTTCTCTCCAACTTCCTTCAGCTAAATTAGCTAAAGTAACATTCATAATTCGTGTTCGTACTAGTTTAGTAACTTTATAGTCAAGATATTCGCACATGCGCCTTATTTGCCTGTTTAATCCTTGAGTTAAAATAATTTTAAAGCTATTTTTTGATAGCTGTTCAACAGCACATTTTTTAGTAACTGTTCCTAAAATAGGAATTCCATTACTCATTTTTTGAATAAAATCTGACGTAATTGGTGAATTTACAGTTACAATATATTCTTTTTGGTGATTGTTTCCTGCTCTAAGAATTTTATTTACAATATCTCCATCATTGGTTAAAAAAATTAAGCCTTGAGAAGGTTTGTCTAATCGTCCGATAGGAAAAAGTCTTTCTGTATGATTTATTGCGCGAACAATATTATTACGTTCTTTAGAATCGGTAGTACAAACAATACCAACGGGTTTGTTGTAGGCAATATAAAGTGTTTTTGGTTTTGATTTTAAAGGTTGCCCGTTAATTTTAACAATATCTCCATTAAACACACGATTGCCTAATTGAGTTGGTTTACCGTTTATGGTAACTTTTCCGTCAATAATTAATTTTTCAGCTTCTCTTCTAGAACAAATACCAGTACTACTAATGTATTTATTTAAGTTTATTGAGTTTTTATTTATGTTATCCATTGAACTAATTTTCAATGTGCGAAGTTAGTAATTATAAGGTTTAATTTATAATGAAGTATTGTTTCGTTGAATTTTTTGTTTAATACCTAGTCTATAATATAAAATAACGCCTATTAAATTTAAAAAAAGTACAATTAAAACCCAAATAAGCTTATTATTACCTTTAAAATCATTTCGAAGAATGTCTATTAAATCTATAAAAGAAAGGAGTATAGATACAATAATAATTATTTGCCAAAAGAATAGTCCTATAGAGAAATTATTAACGATTAAGTTCATAGTTTTTAAAATATTATTAAATATTGATAGTAGATAAATTGGTTTGAATTATTTGTTTTTAATTCGCTGACTTCTTCCTATAGTAAAATATAAAATTGCACCAATTATATTTAAAAATAATATAACAAACACCCA
This window encodes:
- a CDS encoding acetyl-CoA carboxylase carboxyltransferase subunit alpha; this encodes MEYLEFELPIKELEEQLTKCELIGKESDVDVTESCKNIEKKLLKTKTDIYKNLTAWQRVQLSRHPNRPYTLDYINYLTNGTFMELHGDRTVKDDKAMIGGLGKIGDQSFMFIGQQKGYNTKTRQYRNFGMSNPEGYRKALRLMKMAEKFGIPVITLLDTPGAYPGLEAEERGQGEAIARNILEMTRLKTPIITIVIGEGASGGAVGIGVGDRVYMMENTWYSVISPESCSSILWRSWEHKEKAADALKLTANDMKKQKLIDGIIKEPLGGAHFDREGAFKEVEKTILKAFKELKDLTPTDLVTKRMDKYIQMGEFKG
- a CDS encoding DMT family transporter, whose product is MPKTNLKNYLHLHFIVFIWGFTAVLGALITIDAIPLVWYRMGLAVIVLFIYFLIKKKSLKVPPKTLLKFFIGGVLIALHWIAFFTAIKVSNVSIALVSMSTGALFTSFIEPIFFKRRINYTEFIFGLIVISGLYIIFNVENDYTLGIIYALIASLLSALFTVINGLFVKKNDGSVISFYQLLFGVLFITVYILFSTGFTAKDFTVTTNDIIYLIILSTICTAYAFIISIDIMKYLTPFTVMLTINLEPVYGIILAVLIFGESEKMNPQFYLGAAIIFVTVIVNGILKNKKST
- the rluF gene encoding 23S rRNA pseudouridine(2604) synthase RluF encodes the protein MDNINKNSINLNKYISSTGICSRREAEKLIIDGKVTINGKPTQLGNRVFNGDIVKINGQPLKSKPKTLYIAYNKPVGIVCTTDSKERNNIVRAINHTERLFPIGRLDKPSQGLIFLTNDGDIVNKILRAGNNHQKEYIVTVNSPITSDFIQKMSNGIPILGTVTKKCAVEQLSKNSFKIILTQGLNRQIRRMCEYLDYKVTKLVRTRIMNVTLANLAEGSWRELTSEEMQQINKMVATSSKTEEASKNPTKKKNKSQNKRKFIPKNNPRFKPKSKKRRS
- a CDS encoding TlpA disulfide reductase family protein yields the protein MKKIITLIAILAIVSCKQEAKIDYAILSGKITNTKVNKLTFNNTNSNIKEIIKVTDEGEFKDTLSVTSGYYILSDGKNKSTLYLEPGNEVTINFDASDFENTLELSGPGSEISNYLISKNKKFKELIGTGTDVYLLEETAYKTKFNEIKTVSEELLEASEGISEDFKEKEKRNIYYSYLSFISKYELYHSHYAKKKDFKVSDEFLNELETLDYNNEEDFIFSKNYENLVNTHYQKEAKKLAEKESIPEDIAYLKVAANIPNETIKNKLVYVNSIYGITYTTELEEFYSLFMAASTNEANKKEITESYNKLKTVAKGQPSPKFENYENFNGGTTSLDDLKGKFVYVDVWATWCGPCIAEIPSLKEVEAKYHNKNIEFVSISVDAEKDYEKWKTMVEEEDLKGIQLFSDKSWKSDFVTGYLIKGIPRFILIDPNGNIVNSNAPRPSSEKLIELFDENNI
- a CDS encoding PLD nuclease N-terminal domain-containing protein, encoding MNLIVNNFSIGLFFWQIIIIVSILLSFIDLIDILRNDFKGNNKLIWVLIVLFLNLIGVILYYRLGIKQKIQRNNTSL
- a CDS encoding LptF/LptG family permease — protein: MRIIDKYILTKFLSSFALVLILLLPIAIAIDISEKVDKFLRHADLSVTEIIKDYYIHFIVIFGNTFMPLALFIAVIFFTSKLSSNTEIIAIHSAKISFTRFLKPYFIGATLVTLLALGMNHFVVPSSNKIFNEFSKKYLKTKKYNQNHLTNINLQLDSNDYIYLKSYNLGTKQGQKFTYEKFEGTKLKYKLMAENIRWIEKDTVFRLNTYRKRFLLEDRDSIEQGIKLDTLLAFMPNDLVNIDDLAKEMTSIKLYDYIEQSRQRGVGNLNTYLVEFHKRTSLPISTYILTFIAVCLAAKKRRGGMGINLAIGITLMFVYVFFLKIVEVLGAGAETNAFVMVWLPNIFFGGLAVYLYFKNAKN
- the tgt gene encoding tRNA guanosine(34) transglycosylase Tgt, yielding MQFELKSKDAQSKARAGIITTDHGTIETPIFMPVGTVGTVKGVHQTELKNEINPDIILGNTYHLYLRPQTKILEKAGGLHKFMNWDRNILTDSGGYQVYSLSGRRKIKEEGVKFKSHIDGSYHTFTPENVMEIQRSIGADIIMAFDECTPYPCEYNYAKRSMHMTHRWLKRCITHLEKTPFKYNYSQAFFPIVQGSTYKDLRKQSAEFIASVGAEGNAIGGLSVGEPAEEMYEMTEVVTAILPEDKPRYLMGVGTPINILENIALGIDMFDCVMPTRNARNGMLFTAHGTINIKNKKWEDDFSAIDEMGITYVDTLYSKAYLRHLFVAKELLGKQIASIHNLGFYLWLVREARKHILAGDFTEWKNRMVKQMDKRL
- a CDS encoding NAD(P)H-hydrate dehydratase — its product is MFILNSHQISAADKATITTNNISSIDLMEHAAKQCFNWLHTQLQGENIKIHIFCGIGNNGGDGLVIARYLYKNGYDVDCYIVNFSEKRTKEFLINYDRLKELGKWPIIINDEHNFPEISSKDIIIDAIFGNGLTRPPENFTKKLINHINNTNAFTLAIDLPSGLPSDVAILDKNAVLKATHTLTFQTPKLAFLLPDNSNFINTWEVIDIGLDLNFINNLKPNLHYILKNDILQLYKPRTKWSHKGSFGHSLIIGGSFGKIGAATLSTKAALKIGSGLVTSYIPKCGYPILQIAVPEAMVEVDNDIALEYFNFKTKATVIAVGPGIGTLDKTAIGFEKFIKTNKVPLVIDADALNLLSQNKTLLNYLPKNTVLTPHPKELERLIGPWKNDFEKLEKISVFSKKFGLIIVLKGAHTVIVNNATMYFNSTGNPALATAGSGDVLTGIITGLIAQKYEPINAAILGVYLHGKTADIAISKTGYETFTASSILKFLPNALLDLFYKNEPIEESKENES